One genomic region from Diabrotica undecimpunctata isolate CICGRU chromosome 9, icDiaUnde3, whole genome shotgun sequence encodes:
- the LOC140451353 gene encoding endoglucanase-like yields MKLFVVIAFLGYVSAASFGRSPDIVPIPGGMSGDGITTRYWDCCAPSCAYYGFITTKNGIPDQTCQIDGVTNSTRDNNAQSGCEQGGVAYTCNNQQPYVINDTLAFGWSAVSFQGGVDTSKCCHCILLSFKDQLAGKQMLVQIVNTGSDLGENQFDLQIPGGGVGIFNLGCMTQWGTGEDGWGRRYGGVSTIEECSILPEVLQPGCRFRFQFLEGVDNPKVSFQEVKCPAELVAVSACGDLD; encoded by the exons ATGAAATTATTTGTTGTTATTGCCTTTTTGGGATATG TTTCTGCTGCCTCTTTTGGCCGCTCTCCTGATATCGTGCCCATTCCTGGCGGTATGAGTGGGGATGGTATTACCACCCGTTACTGGGATTGTTGTGCTCCCTCGTGTGCCTACTATGGTTTTATCACAACTAAGAACGGCATTCCTGACCAGACCTGCCAAATCGATGGCGTTACTAATAGTACTAGAGACAACAACGCTCAATCAGGATGTGAACAAGGAGGAGTCGCTTATACGTGCAA TAACCAACAACCTTACGTCATAAACGACACCTTGGCATTCGGTTGGTCAGCTGTTTCTTTCCAAGGTGGTGTAGACACGTCCAAATGTTGCCACTGTATTTTGTTGTCTTTCAAGGACCAGTTAGCTGGCAAACAAATGTTGGTTCAAATTGTTAACACTG GATCGGACTTGGGTGAAAACCAATTCGATCTCCAAATCCCCGGAGGTGGTGTCGGCATCTTCAATCTTGGATGCATGACACAATGGGGAACTGGTGAAGATGGTTGGGGTAGAAGATACGGAGGTGTTTCGACCATTGAAGAATGCTCTATATTACCAGAAGTCTTGCAACCTGGATGCAGATTTAGGTTTCAGTTTTTGGAAGGAGTCGACAATCCTAAAGTTAGCTTCCAAGAAGTGAAATGTCCTGCTGAACTAGTTGCTGTGTCCGCTTGTGGAGATTTGGATTAA